A genomic window from Mesorhizobium sp. 131-2-1 includes:
- the rfbB gene encoding dTDP-glucose 4,6-dehydratase → MNFLVTGGAGFIGSAVCRHLCANPAYRVTNLDKLTYAGNLESLRSVENARNYKFAHADICDERAVLEILHRDAIDIVMNLAAESHVDRSIDGPDTFIETNIVGTYRMLSAALEYWRDLPQGRKGRFRFHQISTDEVFGALPFDGGMFVEETPYAPSSPYSASKAASDHLVRAWHETYGLPVVLSNCSNNYGPYHFPEKLIPLVILNALDEKPLPIYGAGANVRDWLYVEDHARALELVATKGRPGESYNVGGNSERSNLGVVEAICDLLDRRRPRASGGSYRDLITFVTDRPGHDRRYAIDASKIGRDLGWSPREDFDTGLATTVDWYLDNEWWWGPIRDQRYSGERLGRAAGGKGAA, encoded by the coding sequence ATGAATTTCCTGGTGACCGGCGGCGCCGGTTTCATCGGTTCGGCCGTGTGCAGGCACCTGTGCGCCAATCCGGCCTATCGCGTAACCAATCTCGACAAGCTCACCTACGCCGGAAATCTTGAGTCGCTGCGGTCGGTCGAGAACGCGCGCAATTACAAATTCGCTCACGCCGATATTTGCGACGAGAGGGCGGTGCTGGAGATCTTGCACCGCGACGCCATCGACATCGTCATGAATCTCGCCGCCGAGAGCCATGTCGACCGCTCGATCGACGGACCCGACACCTTCATCGAGACCAACATCGTCGGCACGTACCGCATGCTGAGTGCGGCCCTGGAATACTGGCGCGACCTGCCGCAAGGGCGCAAAGGCCGCTTCCGTTTCCATCAGATCTCGACCGACGAGGTGTTCGGCGCTCTGCCGTTCGACGGCGGCATGTTCGTCGAGGAGACGCCCTATGCGCCATCCTCGCCCTACTCCGCCTCGAAGGCCGCCTCCGATCATCTGGTGCGGGCCTGGCACGAGACCTATGGCCTGCCGGTGGTGCTTTCCAACTGCTCGAACAATTATGGGCCCTATCATTTCCCCGAAAAGCTCATCCCACTGGTCATCCTCAACGCACTCGACGAGAAACCGCTGCCGATCTATGGCGCCGGCGCCAATGTGCGCGACTGGCTCTATGTGGAAGACCATGCCAGGGCGCTGGAGCTTGTCGCCACGAAGGGGCGGCCGGGCGAAAGCTACAATGTCGGCGGCAATTCGGAACGCAGCAATCTCGGCGTCGTCGAGGCGATCTGCGATCTTCTTGACCGTCGACGGCCGCGCGCCAGCGGCGGCAGCTATCGCGACCTGATCACTTTCGTCACCGATCGCCCGGGGCATGACCGCCGCTACGCCATCGATGCCTCCAAGATCGGCCGCGATCTCGGCTGGTCACCGAGGGAGGACTTCGACACGGGTCTGGCAACGACCGTCGACTGGTACCTCGACAACGAATGGTGGTGGGGGCCGATCCGTGACCAGCGCTATTCCGGCGAGCGGTTGGGCCGGGCCGCGGGCGGGAAGGGCGCGGCGTGA
- the rfbC gene encoding dTDP-4-dehydrorhamnose 3,5-epimerase: MLEIIPLGLDGVLEIVPKRFHDARGYFVEDWNAKRFAEAGIDLRFVQDNRSYSAAAGVMRGLHYQLPPRAQEKLVRVGRGRILDVTVDIRRGSKSFGKWAAVELSSEKGNQVLVPKGFAHGFVTLVPDTEVLYKVTDIYSPADQRSIRFDDPAIGIEWPAMAGGFQLSDKDLEAPVLAAAEVFA, from the coding sequence GTGCTGGAGATCATCCCACTCGGCCTCGACGGCGTGCTGGAGATCGTCCCGAAGCGTTTTCACGACGCTCGCGGCTATTTCGTCGAGGACTGGAACGCCAAGCGCTTCGCCGAGGCCGGCATCGATCTCCGTTTCGTGCAGGACAACCGCTCCTATTCCGCCGCCGCCGGTGTGATGCGGGGGCTTCACTACCAGCTGCCGCCGCGCGCCCAGGAGAAGCTGGTGCGCGTCGGCAGAGGCAGGATCCTCGACGTCACCGTCGACATCCGCCGCGGCTCGAAGAGCTTTGGCAAATGGGCCGCCGTCGAACTGTCGAGCGAGAAAGGCAATCAAGTCCTGGTGCCGAAAGGTTTCGCGCATGGGTTCGTCACGCTCGTGCCGGATACCGAGGTTCTGTATAAGGTGACCGACATTTATTCGCCTGCCGATCAGCGGTCGATCCGGTTCGACGACCCCGCCATCGGCATCGAATGGCCGGCAATGGCGGGCGGGTTCCAGCTTTCGGACAAGGACCTCGAGGCGCCGGTGCTTGCCGCCGCGGAGGTGTTTGCGTGA
- a CDS encoding MBL fold metallo-hydrolase, translating into MALKFDTRFDAAYGKAVSVAPDVQRLTARNPSPFTFHGTNSYLVGRETLAVIDPGPDDNAHLQALIEAIGGRPVSHIFVSHTHRDHSPLAARLKERTGAAVLAEGPHRPARPLRIGEVNPLDASADTAFVPDTALADGALVQGDGWGIRTVLTPGHAANHAAFALEGTGILFSADHVMAWATSIVAPPDGAMADYMGSLDKLIARDDHVLLPGHGGPVTRPRSFMRGLKTHRRMRERAILERIRGGDRTIKEMVAAIYRDTDPRLHGAAGLSVLAHLEDLVARGLVATDGDPAIDGVFRPAA; encoded by the coding sequence ATGGCCCTCAAGTTCGACACGCGTTTCGATGCCGCCTACGGCAAGGCGGTGAGCGTCGCACCGGACGTGCAACGCCTTACCGCCAGAAACCCCAGTCCGTTCACCTTTCACGGAACCAACAGCTACCTGGTAGGCCGCGAGACGCTGGCGGTGATCGATCCGGGACCGGATGACAACGCCCATCTCCAGGCCCTGATCGAGGCGATCGGCGGCAGGCCGGTCAGCCATATCTTCGTCAGCCATACGCATCGCGACCATTCCCCGCTGGCGGCGCGGCTGAAAGAGCGCACTGGGGCGGCCGTGCTTGCCGAAGGCCCGCACCGCCCGGCGCGGCCCTTGCGAATCGGCGAGGTCAATCCGCTCGATGCCAGCGCCGACACGGCTTTCGTTCCGGATACCGCGCTCGCCGACGGTGCGCTGGTCCAGGGCGACGGCTGGGGCATCAGGACGGTATTGACGCCGGGGCATGCCGCCAACCACGCGGCGTTCGCGCTCGAGGGGACCGGCATTCTGTTTTCCGCCGACCATGTCATGGCCTGGGCGACCTCCATCGTGGCGCCGCCCGACGGCGCCATGGCCGACTATATGGGCTCGCTCGACAAGTTGATCGCGCGCGACGACCACGTGCTGCTGCCCGGCCATGGTGGGCCGGTGACCAGGCCGCGCAGCTTCATGCGCGGACTGAAGACGCATCGCAGGATGCGCGAGCGGGCGATCCTGGAGCGCATCCGCGGCGGCGACCGTACGATCAAGGAGATGGTGGCGGCGATCTATCGCGACACTGACCCGCGCCTGCACGGCGCCGCCGGCCTGTCGGTGCTGGCGCATCTGGAGGATCTGGTGGCGCGAGGCCTCGTCGCCACCGACGGCGACCCGGCCATCGACGGCGTCTTCAGGCCGGCGGCCTGA
- the rfbD gene encoding dTDP-4-dehydrorhamnose reductase, whose amino-acid sequence MRLVVTGRAGQVVASLLEAGQGLEGVRVVAVGRPELDLARPDTVFDALAASRPDIVVSAAAYTAVDQAEDEKDMAFAVNAAGAGAVAQAAARLGVPVIHLSTDYVFDGTKDGAYVETDATAPLNVYGASKLAGEQAVAAANPRHLILRTAWLYSPFGRNFVETMMRLACDRDEIAVVADQWGNPTSAFDVAAAILQVAARLDGDGDFDAFGIYHLAGSGEVNWSGFARQVLEMSRAHGGPHARVRDIATSDYPTRARRPGNSRLSTARFGSTFAWQAPDWRLSAQRVVSRLLGKGKGDAGGSFAGSDRL is encoded by the coding sequence GTGAGACTTGTCGTGACCGGGCGCGCGGGCCAGGTGGTTGCCAGCCTGCTTGAGGCCGGGCAAGGGCTGGAGGGGGTGCGGGTCGTCGCCGTTGGCCGACCGGAACTTGACCTGGCTCGGCCCGATACGGTGTTCGACGCACTGGCGGCGTCAAGGCCGGATATCGTCGTTTCCGCTGCCGCCTACACCGCTGTCGACCAGGCCGAAGACGAGAAGGATATGGCCTTTGCGGTCAACGCCGCCGGCGCCGGCGCCGTCGCCCAGGCAGCGGCGCGGCTCGGCGTTCCCGTCATCCATCTTTCGACCGACTACGTCTTTGACGGCACCAAGGACGGGGCCTATGTCGAAACCGACGCCACCGCTCCGCTCAACGTCTATGGCGCCTCGAAGCTTGCCGGCGAACAGGCGGTGGCGGCGGCCAATCCGCGTCATCTGATCCTGCGCACCGCGTGGCTCTACAGTCCTTTCGGCAGGAACTTCGTTGAGACCATGATGAGGTTGGCCTGCGACCGCGACGAGATCGCGGTGGTGGCCGATCAATGGGGAAACCCTACCTCCGCATTCGATGTCGCCGCCGCTATCCTGCAGGTGGCGGCGAGGCTCGATGGCGACGGCGATTTCGATGCCTTTGGCATCTACCATCTGGCGGGAAGCGGCGAGGTCAACTGGAGCGGTTTTGCCCGCCAGGTCCTGGAGATGAGCCGTGCGCATGGCGGTCCGCATGCGCGGGTTCGCGATATCGCCACCAGCGACTATCCGACCAGGGCTAGACGCCCCGGCAATTCGCGCCTGTCGACGGCGAGGTTCGGGAGCACGTTCGCCTGGCAGGCGCCGGACTGGCGGCTGTCCGCGCAAAGGGTGGTGTCTCGTTTGCTGGGAAAGGGAAAAGGCGATGCGGGCGGATCCTTCGCCGGCTCGGATCGGCTGTAG
- a CDS encoding biotin transporter BioY: MALAATMRPLVSLALPEKGAARLATQILLAIAGTLLLTLSAKTKVVLGPVDISLQTLAVLLIASAYGLRLGVATLLLYMAEGAMGFPVFQGTPEKGIGIAYMLGSTGGYLAGFVVMAAIVGWAADRGWDRHPVKLFNAMLVAEVIMMAMGFAWLAMLIGPEKSWQFGVLPFIVGDLIKVALAATLVPAAWSLLKRA; this comes from the coding sequence ATGGCACTTGCAGCAACGATGCGTCCGCTTGTTTCTCTGGCACTGCCTGAAAAGGGCGCGGCGCGGCTGGCGACGCAGATCCTGCTGGCGATCGCCGGAACGCTGCTGCTCACCTTGTCGGCAAAGACGAAGGTGGTGCTTGGGCCGGTCGACATCTCGCTGCAGACGCTCGCTGTGCTACTGATCGCGTCGGCGTACGGCCTGCGCCTCGGCGTCGCCACCTTGCTTCTCTACATGGCCGAGGGCGCCATGGGCTTCCCGGTCTTCCAGGGCACGCCCGAAAAAGGCATCGGTATCGCCTATATGCTCGGCTCCACCGGCGGCTATCTTGCCGGCTTCGTCGTCATGGCCGCGATCGTAGGCTGGGCCGCCGATCGCGGCTGGGACCGTCATCCGGTCAAGCTCTTCAATGCCATGCTGGTCGCCGAAGTCATCATGATGGCCATGGGCTTTGCCTGGCTGGCAATGCTGATCGGCCCGGAAAAGTCCTGGCAGTTCGGCGTTTTGCCGTTCATCGTCGGCGACCTGATCAAGGTGGCGCTCGCCGCGACCCTGGTGCCTGCGGCCTGGTCGCTGCTCAAGCGCGCCTGA
- a CDS encoding SDR family NAD(P)-dependent oxidoreductase → MRRAIIMLQDIVMVLIAVALSLVLSQSRLSFDAFSYGGLACWAVIVLIAHLLFRYCGLYNTVWRFASTPDFFNILKGCGILTLALYLSSLAFRFFQPVTGLNERQFIVFFLVSFTIISAPRLYYRFLRDGASWRILGRGKDAGDARTKQALFIGRLSEADVIIRFTRTAQPAEYAIAGIMAIEGGAPLGTQIQGVPVVAARPRLVEVLEEYARGTENIDLLIFGNGAEREIEEYSELVRVARHSGIAVVQFSGFSELGQGGKLVLDAVEMETILRRSTVPSDIERIGAFVRGKRVLVTGGAGSIGRILVKRSLELGAEAVLVADISEFGIFQLDQSIGEKDHDRLKSRIVDVTDRRQMTRVVGEFKPCIIFHAAALKHVPLLEENWESAIQTNIFGTLACAEVAAKCGVPQFLLISSDKAVDPTSVLGITKRAAEQIVSSLHETQAVGQGGRRSGTKFIAVRFGNVFGSNGSVATIFQAQIEAGGPVTITDRRMTRYFMTVAEAVDLVIMSAADAEQREGMDDYAIYMLDMGKPVPILEVAETMIRMAGKSPYTDIPIRFTGIRPGEKLHETLQGENEEVVALDIAKIFGLRADVVEWPRIQVALTALQAAMRDQDKAAALSVLAGLHEAEKIPTGALRAASPKAVGQAG, encoded by the coding sequence ATGCGGCGTGCTATCATCATGCTTCAGGACATCGTCATGGTCCTGATCGCGGTGGCGCTCAGCCTGGTTTTGTCGCAGTCGAGGCTGTCGTTCGACGCGTTCTCTTATGGCGGCCTGGCCTGCTGGGCGGTCATCGTGCTGATTGCCCATCTGCTGTTCAGATATTGCGGCCTTTACAACACCGTTTGGCGATTCGCCTCGACGCCCGATTTCTTCAACATCCTCAAGGGCTGCGGGATCCTGACACTAGCCCTCTATTTGTCCTCGCTCGCCTTCCGTTTCTTCCAGCCCGTCACCGGCCTCAACGAGCGCCAATTCATCGTCTTTTTCCTCGTCTCCTTCACCATCATTTCCGCGCCTAGGCTCTACTACCGGTTCCTGCGCGACGGTGCGAGCTGGCGCATTCTCGGCCGCGGGAAGGACGCAGGCGACGCGCGGACCAAGCAGGCGCTGTTCATCGGCAGGTTGAGCGAGGCCGACGTGATCATCCGTTTTACGCGCACCGCGCAGCCCGCCGAGTATGCCATCGCCGGCATCATGGCGATCGAAGGCGGGGCGCCGCTGGGCACGCAGATCCAGGGCGTTCCGGTGGTGGCCGCCCGCCCGCGGCTGGTCGAAGTGCTCGAGGAATACGCCAGGGGCACGGAAAATATCGACCTGCTTATCTTTGGCAATGGCGCCGAACGCGAGATCGAGGAGTATTCGGAGCTGGTTCGCGTCGCCCGCCACAGCGGCATCGCCGTCGTCCAGTTCTCGGGCTTCTCGGAACTTGGGCAAGGCGGCAAGCTTGTGCTCGACGCCGTCGAGATGGAAACCATCCTGCGCCGCTCGACCGTGCCGTCCGACATCGAACGCATCGGCGCCTTCGTCCGCGGCAAGCGCGTACTGGTCACCGGGGGCGCCGGGTCCATCGGCCGCATCCTGGTCAAGCGCTCGCTGGAACTCGGCGCGGAGGCCGTTCTGGTCGCCGACATTTCGGAATTCGGCATCTTCCAGCTCGACCAGTCCATCGGCGAAAAGGACCACGATCGCCTCAAGAGCCGTATCGTCGACGTCACCGACCGGCGCCAGATGACCCGCGTCGTCGGCGAATTCAAGCCGTGCATCATCTTCCACGCGGCGGCGCTGAAACACGTGCCGTTGCTCGAGGAGAACTGGGAATCGGCGATCCAGACCAATATCTTCGGTACGCTCGCCTGCGCCGAGGTTGCCGCCAAATGCGGGGTTCCGCAGTTCCTTTTGATATCGAGCGACAAGGCGGTCGACCCGACCTCGGTGCTCGGCATCACCAAGAGGGCGGCCGAGCAGATCGTGAGCTCGCTCCACGAAACGCAGGCCGTCGGGCAGGGCGGACGCCGTTCCGGCACCAAGTTCATCGCCGTGCGCTTCGGCAACGTGTTCGGCTCCAACGGTTCGGTGGCCACCATCTTCCAGGCGCAGATCGAGGCCGGCGGCCCCGTCACCATCACCGACCGGCGCATGACCCGCTATTTCATGACGGTGGCGGAGGCCGTCGATCTCGTCATCATGTCGGCCGCCGATGCCGAGCAGCGTGAGGGCATGGACGACTACGCCATCTATATGCTGGACATGGGCAAGCCCGTGCCGATCCTCGAAGTCGCCGAAACCATGATCCGTATGGCGGGTAAGAGCCCCTATACCGACATTCCGATCCGCTTCACCGGCATCAGGCCGGGCGAGAAGCTGCATGAGACGCTTCAGGGCGAGAATGAAGAGGTCGTCGCGCTGGATATCGCCAAGATTTTCGGCCTGCGGGCCGATGTGGTGGAGTGGCCGAGGATTCAGGTCGCGCTGACGGCGCTGCAGGCGGCGATGCGGGACCAGGACAAGGCGGCCGCCCTTTCCGTCCTGGCGGGCCTGCACGAGGCCGAAAAGATTCCGACCGGGGCACTGCGGGCAGCCAGCCCGAAAGCGGTTGGACAGGCAGGTTAG
- a CDS encoding UDP-glucuronic acid decarboxylase family protein, with protein MARLLVTGGAGFLGSHLCGRLVELGHQVVCADNFSTGSRDNIRQLLAVPAFELIEHDVTLPLDLDVDGIYHLASPAAPIHYQNDPIRTTRTNVLGAINMLDLARSRGTRILQASTSEVYGDPEVHPQPETYWGRVNPIGTRSCYNEGKRCAETLFFDYWREARTEIKVARIFNTYGPNMHPDDGRVVSNFIVQAIRGEPLTIYGTGSQTRSFCYVDDLVDGLLRLMASPADFTGPANIGNPHEVTMIELAEHVLRLVGGGSKLEFRPLPSDDPRQRCPDISLMRAALGWRPRISLEDGLRQTVAYFQRRLATA; from the coding sequence ATGGCCAGACTTCTCGTCACCGGCGGCGCCGGCTTTCTCGGATCGCATCTGTGCGGCAGGCTTGTCGAGCTTGGACATCAAGTGGTCTGCGCCGACAATTTCAGCACCGGATCCAGGGACAATATCCGTCAGCTTCTGGCAGTTCCGGCTTTCGAGCTGATCGAGCATGACGTGACGCTGCCGCTCGACCTGGACGTCGACGGCATCTACCATCTTGCTTCACCGGCAGCGCCCATCCACTATCAGAACGACCCGATCCGTACGACGAGGACCAACGTACTCGGCGCCATCAATATGCTCGATCTCGCCAGATCTCGAGGCACGCGGATCCTGCAGGCCTCCACTTCGGAGGTCTATGGCGACCCAGAAGTCCATCCACAGCCGGAAACCTATTGGGGGCGGGTAAACCCGATCGGCACGCGCAGTTGCTACAATGAAGGCAAGCGCTGCGCCGAAACGCTGTTCTTCGACTACTGGCGCGAGGCCCGCACCGAGATCAAGGTGGCGCGCATCTTCAACACCTATGGCCCGAACATGCACCCGGACGATGGGCGCGTCGTCAGCAATTTCATCGTCCAGGCGATCCGTGGCGAGCCGTTGACAATCTACGGCACCGGCAGCCAGACACGCAGTTTCTGCTATGTCGACGATCTCGTCGATGGCCTGCTGAGGCTCATGGCATCGCCCGCCGATTTCACGGGCCCGGCCAATATCGGCAACCCGCATGAGGTGACGATGATCGAACTGGCCGAACATGTGCTTCGGCTTGTCGGCGGCGGCTCCAAGCTGGAGTTCCGGCCCTTGCCTTCGGACGACCCCAGACAAAGATGCCCGGACATTTCGCTCATGCGGGCGGCGCTCGGATGGCGGCCGCGGATCAGTCTGGAAGACGGCCTGAGGCAAACGGTCGCCTATTTCCAGCGTCGTTTGGCGACGGCATGA
- a CDS encoding DUF1499 domain-containing protein, with protein sequence MVVVAERQTSSAAGWSRRTAAFSVVLLLTVLVGHRLDLVETPVFLWVLAIVALLAAFALLFAGFALSRLWNFGDRGGRDLSVGALLALLVLAPFGVAAYWATTSPPLRDISTDLDDPPVLDTSDRTADMNMLSPPTPGEQRLQGDAYPLVTGRSYNLPFETVVDAVETVLDRRDWQLKGPYPETDGQSEVTINALARSFVLSLPADVAIRIADDGDTVIVDMRSASRYGRYDLGDNAARIVDFLGELDQEVAGQVGPAPAE encoded by the coding sequence ATGGTTGTTGTTGCTGAACGGCAGACGTCGAGCGCCGCCGGCTGGTCGCGGCGGACTGCGGCTTTTTCGGTCGTCCTGCTCCTGACGGTGCTTGTCGGCCATCGTCTCGACCTCGTCGAAACGCCTGTATTCCTTTGGGTTCTGGCGATCGTCGCGCTGCTCGCCGCCTTCGCGCTGCTGTTTGCCGGATTCGCCTTGTCGAGGCTGTGGAACTTCGGCGATCGCGGCGGGCGCGATCTCTCGGTCGGCGCGCTGCTGGCGCTTCTGGTGCTTGCTCCCTTCGGCGTCGCCGCCTACTGGGCGACGACCTCGCCGCCGCTCAGGGACATTTCGACCGATCTCGACGATCCACCGGTGCTCGACACGTCGGACCGGACGGCGGACATGAATATGCTTTCGCCGCCCACGCCTGGCGAGCAGCGGCTGCAAGGCGATGCCTATCCGCTGGTCACCGGCCGCAGCTACAATCTGCCGTTCGAAACTGTAGTCGATGCCGTGGAAACCGTGCTCGACCGGCGCGACTGGCAGCTTAAGGGGCCGTATCCCGAAACCGACGGCCAAAGCGAGGTGACGATCAACGCGCTGGCCAGGAGTTTCGTGCTGAGCTTGCCGGCCGATGTCGCGATCCGCATCGCCGATGACGGTGACACTGTCATCGTCGACATGCGTTCGGCCTCCCGTTACGGCCGCTACGACCTCGGCGACAATGCCGCCCGTATCGTCGATTTCCTCGGCGAACTCGACCAGGAGGTGGCCGGGCAGGTAGGGCCTGCGCCGGCCGAGTGA
- a CDS encoding NAD-dependent epimerase/dehydratase family protein, protein MKVLVTGATGFIGRQIVSHLNDAGFEVRIASRRPVRPERADDVVQLPGIDAPADAFLAMMDGVTHVVHCAALNNDHGASEADYMAVNGVLTGRLAHAAAARASGRFLYLSSIRAVVGSDFSGAIDEATVPAPQDAYGRSKRDGEIRTLDAYRSAGRSDAAVLRLPPVHGEGMKGNLATLMRLADSALPLPTAALTGTRSLISASAVAAAVLRLLTKPTPLRPIYLAGDRRPAAISEIIAAFRRGFGRPPRRVAVPAAPMRMAATLFGKGRAWQALTATQICDPSLLASEGWAPETDTLEQLAELARRSRSRAAQAR, encoded by the coding sequence CGGATCGCCTCGCGCCGCCCGGTACGGCCTGAGCGGGCGGACGATGTGGTCCAGCTGCCCGGCATCGACGCCCCTGCCGACGCCTTCCTGGCAATGATGGACGGCGTGACACACGTCGTCCACTGCGCGGCGTTGAACAACGACCACGGCGCAAGCGAGGCGGACTATATGGCGGTGAACGGAGTGCTGACCGGCCGGCTCGCGCATGCGGCGGCGGCGCGGGCAAGCGGGCGCTTCCTCTATCTGTCGTCGATCCGGGCGGTCGTCGGCTCGGATTTCAGCGGCGCGATCGACGAGGCAACGGTTCCTGCCCCGCAAGACGCCTATGGCCGCTCGAAGCGCGATGGCGAGATCAGGACACTCGACGCCTATCGATCGGCGGGCCGTTCCGACGCCGCAGTGCTGCGCCTGCCGCCTGTTCATGGTGAGGGCATGAAAGGGAACCTGGCAACGCTGATGCGGCTTGCCGACAGCGCCCTGCCGCTGCCGACAGCGGCCCTGACCGGAACCCGCTCGCTGATTTCGGCCAGCGCCGTGGCCGCCGCGGTGCTGCGGTTGTTGACCAAACCGACGCCGCTCCGGCCCATTTATCTCGCCGGCGACCGGCGGCCTGCCGCAATCTCCGAGATCATCGCCGCCTTCCGGCGCGGTTTTGGACGGCCGCCGCGACGGGTTGCCGTGCCGGCCGCCCCGATGCGGATGGCGGCAACGTTGTTCGGCAAGGGCCGTGCATGGCAAGCCCTGACGGCAACGCAGATTTGCGATCCGTCGCTGCTCGCCTCGGAGGGCTGGGCGCCGGAAACCGATACGCTGGAACAGCTCGCTGAACTGGCGCGGCGGAGCCGTTCGCGCGCCGCTCAAGCGCGATAG
- a CDS encoding sugar transferase, whose product MTPKGPKRTFDLVAAAAMLVVASPVLLVAMLAIRVSSPGPVLFSQARVGQGGVPFRCHKLRTMYRGTPSLPTHEAPSHAVTAVGKALRGTKIDELPQLWNVLKGEMSLVGPRPCLPTQTELIERRRELGVLSALPGITGLAQIRGIDMSDPRLCAETDAAYLQTASLGLDLRILLGTIYRA is encoded by the coding sequence ATGACCCCGAAAGGGCCGAAGCGAACCTTCGATCTTGTGGCGGCGGCGGCGATGCTGGTGGTGGCGTCGCCCGTGCTGCTTGTTGCCATGCTGGCCATCAGGGTGTCGTCACCCGGGCCAGTTCTGTTTTCCCAGGCCAGGGTCGGGCAGGGCGGTGTGCCGTTTCGCTGCCACAAGCTGCGGACCATGTACCGGGGAACGCCGTCGCTACCCACGCATGAGGCGCCCTCGCACGCCGTTACCGCCGTCGGCAAGGCGTTGCGCGGGACCAAGATCGACGAGTTGCCGCAGCTTTGGAACGTTCTGAAGGGTGAGATGAGCCTGGTCGGCCCGCGCCCATGCCTGCCCACGCAGACGGAGCTGATCGAGCGGCGGCGGGAACTGGGCGTGCTGTCGGCGCTTCCCGGCATCACCGGCCTCGCGCAGATCCGGGGTATCGACATGTCGGACCCGAGGCTTTGCGCCGAAACCGATGCCGCCTATCTGCAGACTGCCTCGCTCGGCCTCGATCTGAGGATACTGCTGGGAACCATCTATCGCGCTTGA
- the rfbA gene encoding glucose-1-phosphate thymidylyltransferase RfbA, with the protein MKGIILAGGNGVRLYPLTLAVSKQILPIYNKPMIYYPLSVLMLAGIRQVLIISTPRDLPAFQQLLGDGSEFGLDVSYAQQPHPNGLAEAFIIGRDFIGKDNVSMILGDNLYFGEGLSQLCRMAAKRERGASVFAYRVEDPERYGVVSFDKASGKALTIEEKPQLPKSSWAITGLYFYDNDVVDIASTIRPSKRGELEITAVNNVYLERGQLQVHQLGRGYAWLDTGTHDSLHEAASFVRTIEHRQGIKVACPEEIAFEQGWLTADKVLERAARLGQNEYAAYLRRRVSELSEN; encoded by the coding sequence TTGAAGGGAATTATCCTTGCGGGAGGCAACGGGGTCCGTCTCTATCCGCTGACGCTGGCCGTGTCCAAGCAGATACTCCCGATATACAACAAGCCGATGATCTACTATCCGCTGAGCGTGCTGATGCTCGCGGGAATCCGCCAGGTCCTCATCATCTCAACCCCGCGTGACCTGCCGGCATTCCAGCAGTTGCTGGGCGATGGCTCGGAGTTCGGGCTCGACGTTTCCTATGCCCAGCAGCCCCACCCCAATGGACTTGCCGAAGCCTTCATCATCGGTCGCGACTTCATCGGCAAGGACAACGTGTCGATGATTCTTGGCGACAACCTCTACTTCGGCGAAGGCCTGTCGCAGCTCTGCCGCATGGCGGCGAAGCGCGAACGTGGCGCCTCGGTGTTCGCCTACCGTGTCGAGGATCCGGAGCGCTATGGCGTGGTCTCGTTCGACAAGGCCAGCGGCAAGGCTCTGACGATCGAGGAAAAGCCGCAACTGCCCAAGTCCAGTTGGGCCATTACCGGCCTCTATTTCTACGACAACGACGTCGTCGACATCGCGTCGACCATCCGTCCGTCGAAGCGCGGCGAACTCGAGATCACGGCGGTCAACAATGTCTATCTCGAACGCGGCCAGTTGCAGGTGCATCAGCTCGGCCGCGGCTATGCCTGGCTCGATACCGGCACACATGACAGCCTGCATGAGGCGGCGTCCTTCGTGCGCACCATCGAGCATCGCCAGGGCATCAAGGTGGCTTGCCCGGAGGAGATCGCCTTCGAGCAGGGTTGGCTGACGGCCGACAAGGTTCTTGAACGCGCCGCCCGCCTTGGCCAGAACGAATACGCCGCCTATTTGCGCAGGCGCGTCAGCGAGTTGTCGGAGAACTAG